Proteins encoded by one window of Branchiostoma floridae strain S238N-H82 chromosome 6, Bfl_VNyyK, whole genome shotgun sequence:
- the LOC118417809 gene encoding mediator of RNA polymerase II transcription subunit 10-like, which yields MAEKLEQLEQHLEQFIENTRQMGIIVSDFQPQGQPVLNQKIHAMITGMQEIDRCKSQLQDVQVPLEVFEYIDQGRNPQLYTKDCMEKSLAKNEQVKGKIDALKKFRSQLILELDKVFPEEIAKYKAAREIVKEEPS from the exons atggcggagaaACTGGAACAGTTGGAACAACATCTCGAACAGTTTATAGAAAATACGCGGCAAATGGGCATCATAGTCAGCGATTTCCAACCTCAGGGACAGCCGGTACTCAACCAGAAGAT ccatgccatGATCACAGGGATGCAGGAGATTGACAGGTGTAAGTCACAACTACAGGATGTGCAGGTGCCGCTGGAAGTGTTTGA GTACATAGATCAAGGAAGAAATCCACAGCTATACACTAAGGACTGTATGGAGAAGTCTTTAGCCAAAAATGAACAAGTAAAGGGCAAAATAGATGCTTTAAAG AAATTCCGATCACAGCTCATCTTGGAACTGGACAAGGTTTTCCCTGAAGAGATAGCCAAATACAAGGCGGCTAGAGAAATAGTGAAGGAGGAACCCTCATGA
- the LOC118417878 gene encoding ubiquitin-conjugating enzyme E2Q-like protein 1, producing MAAILRRLLRSKNHHGERGRDKNKNIRLSASVDCAMGSGGGTGAGKDAGVGGGGGGGVPGVPPVTRDANGNNNSRILAAGLEQADAENGNVGGGVNANVVGPNKNMRAKSLDRGTSADYNANRRASTGRVPPLDNVKMPTREHALQVRSRRLMRELQEVRKHKDGVFEVDLVEDNLYEWNVKLYKVDPDSEFYQDMQEVGTEFVLLNLTFPENFPFSPPFMRVLTPKIENGYVMDGGAICMELLTPKGWSSAYTVEAIILQFSASLVKGRGRINRKTKKKDTYTRSHAEASFRNVVKTHEKYGWVTPPAGDG from the exons ATGGCCGCGATTCTGAGAAGACTGCTCCGCTCTAAGAACCACCACGGCGAGAGAGGACGGGACAAGAATAAGAACATCCGCCTGTCTGCTTCAGTGGACTGTGCCATGGGGAGCGGTGgtggtacaggtgcaggtaaggATGCAGGAgtaggaggaggaggaggagggggggtACCGGGGGTACCACCTGTCACCAGGGATGCCAACGGTAACAACAACAGCAGAATCCTGGCCGCCGGCCTCGAGCAAGCAGACGCAGAGAACGGAAACGTTGGCGGCGGCGTCAACGCCAACGTGGTGGGACCAAACAAGAACATGAGGGCGAAGAGCCTGGACAGGGGCACCAGCGCGGACTACAACGCGAACAGACGAGCGAGCACGGGAAGAGTGCCGCCGCTCGACAACGTGAAGATGCCAACGAGAGAGCACGCCCTACAG GTACGCAGTCGGCGACTAATGCGAGAGCTCCAGGAGGTCCGTAAGCACAAGGACGGGGTGTTCGAGGTGGATCTCGTGGAGGATAACCTTTACGAGTGGAACGTGAAACTGTACAAGGTGGACCCGGACTCGGAGTTCTACCAGGACATGCAGGAGGTCGGCACGGAGTTCGTACTTCTCAACCTGACCTTTCCCGAAAACTTTCCCTTCTCGCCGCCCTTCATGCGCGTGCTCACGCCAAAGATCGAGAACGGTTACGTGATGGACGGCGGGGCGATCTGCATGGAGCTGCTGACCCCGAAGGGTTGGTCCAGCGCCTACACGGTGGAGGCGATCATCCTACAGTTCAGTGCCAGTCTGGTCAAGGGGCGGGGGCGCATCAACCGCAAGACCAAGAAGAAGGACACCTACACCCGGTCGCACGCGGAAGCCTCGTTTCGCAACGTGGTCAAGACTCACGAGAAGTACGGGTGGGTCACCCCACCGGCTGGCGACGGTTGA